TTATACTGCTTTGACCACTGTGGCAATGATCCTAGCTTGATCGGCTTCGCTCAAGTAGGGATGAAACGGTAGGCTAATCACTTCTTGGGCGGCTTGCTCGGTGTGCGGGAAGCTCTTTTTAGCGCAGGGGAGATGGCTGAACACTTCCTGCTGGTGCAGTGGCTTGCGGTAATATACAGCGCTGGGGATGTCGGCAGCTTTGAGGGCTTCGCCTAGGCTGTCACGATTCTTTGGGCGAATTGTGTATTGCGCGTAAATGTGCGTGTTGCCGGGGTGAATTTTGGGCACGGTCACATAATCCTTGAGTGCCTCGGAGTAACGGGCGCCGACCTTTTGGCGCAGGGCGATCTCTGCATCGCGGAAGTTGGCGAATTTCGCCTGAATGATGGCGGCTTGTAGGCTGTCGCAGCGGCCGTTGGTGCCGAGGATATAGTGCGACTCGCGCTCTTTGCAGCCGTGGTTGGTGACGGCGCGCAGGTCTTCGGCGAGTTGATCGTCTGCGGTGAAGACGGCTCCGCCGTCGCCATAGCCACCGAGGGGCTTGGCGGGAAAGAAACTGGTGGTCGCCACATGGCCAAAGGTGCCGGCTTTGCGGGCGTTTTGCTCGGCGCCGAAACTTTGTGCGGCGTCTTCGATGATTTTTAAGCCGTGCTTCTCGGCGATGGTTTCGAGGGCGGTGTAGTCGGGCAGTTGGCCAAAGAGGTCGACAGGGATGATGGCCTTGGTCTTGGGCGTGATGACTTTTTCGACTTCTTTGGGGTCGATGTTGTAAGTGTCGGGTTCGATGTCGGCGAAGACTGGCGTGGCGCCGACCAGTGCGATGGTTTCGGCGGTGCTGATCCAGGTGAATGGAGTGGTGATCACCTCGTCGCCCGGGCCGATGCTGAGTGCGCGCAGGGCGACTTCAAGTGCCATTGTGCCGCTAGCCACGGCAATGCAGTGAAGAGGTTTGGAGTCGCCGAGGAACTTACCCAGAGTGGCTTCGAGTTCGTAAACTTCCGGTCCGTTGATATAGCGGCCGTGTTCAAATACTTGAGCGACGGCAGCGTCTATTTGAGCCGCACTGTGTGCGTGGATGGCTTTGATGTCGATGAATTGCATGATGTTCGAAAATGCGTTTAAAGTGTCTCGGTGATTTTGGGAGTTTTTAGGCTTTGAGATTTACTGTTAAAATTAATCAGTTCACCGATCAGGCCAGTAGAATGAGTTGTACACCGAGGATCACGAGTAAGATGCCGAATTGGAGTAGGGGGCGATGCCCAATGCCATGTCCAAAGATGATTTTTTCGACTGTTAAGCTCGCCAGAATGAGGAAGCCGAGTATGCCGCTGAGCATGCCAAATCCGCCAAAGAAGTGCCCTGGGCGCTTTAGATAACGGGTGAGCACGACCACGGTGATTAAGTCAAGGGCTCCTTTGAATAGGCGTTTCCAGCCGTATTTGGAGACGCCATGGGTGCGACGGTGGTGCTCGACGGGGATCTCGGTGGTGGTGAAGCCTTCGGCTGCGAGCAGCACGGGGATGTAACGGTGGAGCTCGCCGTAGAGTTCGATGCTGTGGATGGCTTCGGCGCGGTAGGCCTTGAAACCGCAGTTGAAGTCGTGGATTTTGACGCCGGAAGTGGCACGAGTGGCGGCGTTGAAAAAGCGGGATGGTAGGGTTTTTCCGAGTGGGTCCTGGCGTAGCTGCTTCCAGCCGGAGACGCAGTCGTAGCCTTCTTCGAGTTTTTCGAGGAAATGGGGAATTTCCGCCGGCTCGTCTTGTAGGTCAGCATCCATGGTGATGATGATATCACCTTGAGCTTTGTCTATGCCGACAGAGAGGGCCGCTGCTTTGCCATGGTTACGTCTGAAGCGCAGAGCGATAATTTGTTCAGGATATGCGAGCTTTAGCTGCTCTATTTGCTCCCAAGATTTGTCGGTGCTGCCATCGTCTACAAAGATTACCTCAAAATCGCCCAGCGAGTTGGTTTCCACTGTGCTGGTGATTTGCTCGAACAGTGGCGTCAGGGTAGCCTCCTCGTTGCAGAGGGGGATGACGATGGAAAGTGCAGGCTTGGTGGGCATAGATGTTCTCGCGGTAGCTTGCCCATGCAAAGCCCTGAGGCAAGCAGAGTTTGACCTGATAAATATTGCCCTTTGTGGGGCGAGGGCTTTGTTTGGGCGGATGCAAGTATCCATTGTCATCCCCATATATAACGAGCGTGAGACCTTACACGAGATTGTCGGGCGCGTGCGGGCCGTCGAGGGAATGGCAGTTAAGGAAATCATTTTAGTCGATGATTGTTCGACTGATGGTACGCGTGCCTTGCTGGAGTCTGACTTTCAGGACCCCATTTTTAAAAAGGCCTATCATCCGGTGAATCAAGGCAAGGGCGCGGCTTTGCGCACAGGCTTTACACTGGCATCGGGTGATATTGTGGCGATTCAGGATGCGGATTTGGAGTATGATCCAGAGGAGCTGCCTGGGTTGATTCGGCCGATCTTACGGGATCAGGCCGACGTGGTCTTTGGCTCTCGCTTCATGGGCGGCGGTGCCCATCGGGTGGTCTTTTATTGGCACATGTTGGGGAATAAATTTCTCACCATG
The nucleotide sequence above comes from Coraliomargarita algicola. Encoded proteins:
- a CDS encoding glycosyltransferase family 2 protein — protein: MPTKPALSIVIPLCNEEATLTPLFEQITSTVETNSLGDFEVIFVDDGSTDKSWEQIEQLKLAYPEQIIALRFRRNHGKAAALSVGIDKAQGDIIITMDADLQDEPAEIPHFLEKLEEGYDCVSGWKQLRQDPLGKTLPSRFFNAATRATSGVKIHDFNCGFKAYRAEAIHSIELYGELHRYIPVLLAAEGFTTTEIPVEHHRRTHGVSKYGWKRLFKGALDLITVVVLTRYLKRPGHFFGGFGMLSGILGFLILASLTVEKIIFGHGIGHRPLLQFGILLVILGVQLILLA
- a CDS encoding glycosyltransferase family 2 protein, whose amino-acid sequence is MQVSIVIPIYNERETLHEIVGRVRAVEGMAVKEIILVDDCSTDGTRALLESDFQDPIFKKAYHPVNQGKGAALRTGFTLASGDIVAIQDADLEYDPEELPGLIRPILRDQADVVFGSRFMGGGAHRVVFYWHMLGNKFLTMLSNMMTNLNLTDMECCYKIFRREVLDQITVEENRFGVEPELTAKISKLNVRIYEVGISYYGRTYDEGKKIGWRDGVRAIYAIMKYGLFR
- a CDS encoding DegT/DnrJ/EryC1/StrS family aminotransferase, with the protein product MQFIDIKAIHAHSAAQIDAAVAQVFEHGRYINGPEVYELEATLGKFLGDSKPLHCIAVASGTMALEVALRALSIGPGDEVITTPFTWISTAETIALVGATPVFADIEPDTYNIDPKEVEKVITPKTKAIIPVDLFGQLPDYTALETIAEKHGLKIIEDAAQSFGAEQNARKAGTFGHVATTSFFPAKPLGGYGDGGAVFTADDQLAEDLRAVTNHGCKERESHYILGTNGRCDSLQAAIIQAKFANFRDAEIALRQKVGARYSEALKDYVTVPKIHPGNTHIYAQYTIRPKNRDSLGEALKAADIPSAVYYRKPLHQQEVFSHLPCAKKSFPHTEQAAQEVISLPFHPYLSEADQARIIATVVKAV